One genomic segment of Methanorbis rubei includes these proteins:
- a CDS encoding AI-2E family transporter — protein sequence MNIGAFARDHFSLIVIAAIFLLTLILARDYLFIAVFSLSIAVVCMPLHRWLSQKVPDWVSAGFISTGITAGVVGVGIGVIVVLLSDLEYLVFMLKTIIDKIFLILGHVGGSHDAGGLVDAFTSMLTAAFPKLVVGFAGFVPALIIDIILFFALLYCFIVLGDRIWRDLWSVIPESSKGNMGLMSVKTRDILYALYVVHVFLAVLTFFLAYGFFLMLGYGHEMFYAMLCAVFALIPFLGPIMVLVFVGLYSLAIGDWRGVVLICTIGYFLLCVVTDIVLRPRLTGRKVEIRPMLMFVGFFGGAMVMGLLGFVLGPVLLVLTMTGYEIFIKEARKEKQVQSEVTDSVSE from the coding sequence ATGAATATTGGCGCTTTTGCACGGGATCATTTCAGTCTCATTGTTATTGCCGCAATTTTTCTCCTCACCCTTATTCTTGCCCGCGACTATCTTTTCATTGCCGTCTTTTCCTTATCGATAGCTGTGGTCTGCATGCCGCTGCATAGATGGCTTAGTCAGAAGGTTCCTGACTGGGTTTCTGCCGGATTTATTTCCACCGGCATCACGGCAGGAGTTGTCGGTGTCGGTATTGGAGTGATTGTTGTTCTGTTGTCGGACCTGGAGTATCTTGTTTTCATGCTGAAAACAATCATAGACAAGATTTTCCTGATTCTTGGTCATGTAGGAGGAAGTCATGATGCGGGAGGGCTTGTTGATGCATTTACTTCGATGCTTACGGCAGCGTTTCCCAAACTCGTTGTCGGGTTCGCAGGGTTTGTTCCTGCCCTGATTATTGATATCATTCTCTTCTTTGCCCTGCTCTACTGTTTCATCGTTCTGGGCGACCGGATCTGGCGCGACCTCTGGTCGGTTATTCCGGAGTCCTCGAAGGGCAACATGGGTCTGATGTCTGTAAAGACCAGGGATATTCTCTACGCACTTTATGTCGTGCATGTCTTCCTTGCGGTGCTGACGTTCTTCCTTGCGTACGGATTTTTCCTTATGCTCGGTTACGGTCACGAGATGTTTTACGCGATGCTGTGTGCGGTGTTTGCGTTAATTCCGTTCCTCGGCCCGATCATGGTTCTGGTGTTTGTGGGTCTGTACTCGCTTGCGATCGGTGACTGGCGCGGTGTTGTTCTTATCTGTACGATCGGATACTTCCTGCTCTGTGTGGTGACGGATATTGTTCTTAGGCCGCGACTTACCGGACGAAAGGTGGAGATCCGGCCGATGCTGATGTTTGTCGGATTCTTCGGCGGTGCTATGGTGATGGGACTTTTGGGTTTTGTCCTCGGCCCGGTTCTTTTGGTTTTAACAATGACCGGCTATGAGATCTTTATCAAAGAGGCACGAAAGGAAAAGCAGGTTCAGTCGGAAGTGACTGATTCTGTTTCCGAGTAA
- a CDS encoding FAD-dependent oxidoreductase, protein MSAHDITIYSTKNCPHCNNLKQWLDEKGISYRSVDVGKDVDAAREMIDLTGQRGVPVIVIDGEVVVGFDRRKIEPLLSIDKTGHIPDDHELIIVGSGAAGLSAAMYAGRKEIETLVIGGARGGMAARSSEIENYPGFYQISGESLMNLFVDQAESYGGVIFDDVVTGFSKSDEKFLIETLSGRTFTADAVIAALGRSPRLSGALGEEEYFGRGVSICTTCDGPLFKGKEVAVYGGGNTAVDMALELSDVAAKVTLISRSALKADELSVDRLRTRKNVVIETGSVITALHGDKTVRSVDIALASDMQNVRSLAIDGLFLGLGLTPNTAVFKGQVAMNASGEIVVDENCRTNVPGLFAAGDATSVESKQVGVAAGEGIKASLAAYSYLKKRSL, encoded by the coding sequence ATGAGCGCTCATGATATTACCATATATTCCACAAAAAACTGTCCTCACTGCAATAATCTGAAGCAGTGGCTTGATGAAAAAGGAATTTCTTACCGTTCAGTTGATGTCGGCAAGGACGTTGATGCCGCACGGGAGATGATTGATCTTACCGGTCAGCGCGGGGTGCCGGTAATTGTGATCGACGGCGAGGTTGTTGTCGGGTTTGACCGCCGGAAGATCGAGCCGCTGCTTTCGATTGATAAGACCGGACATATTCCTGATGATCATGAGCTGATCATTGTCGGGTCGGGTGCTGCAGGGCTTTCTGCTGCGATGTATGCCGGGCGAAAGGAGATTGAGACGCTGGTGATCGGCGGGGCACGCGGGGGAATGGCTGCCAGGAGTTCGGAGATTGAGAACTATCCGGGATTTTATCAGATTAGCGGGGAGTCGCTGATGAATCTGTTTGTGGATCAGGCCGAGTCGTACGGCGGTGTTATCTTTGATGATGTGGTGACCGGATTTTCTAAGTCAGACGAAAAGTTTTTGATTGAGACGCTTTCGGGCAGAACGTTTACTGCTGATGCGGTGATTGCTGCACTCGGCAGATCGCCGCGTCTGAGCGGAGCTCTGGGCGAGGAGGAGTACTTCGGGCGAGGGGTTTCCATCTGTACGACCTGTGACGGTCCTCTGTTTAAGGGAAAGGAGGTTGCGGTCTACGGCGGCGGAAACACGGCGGTTGATATGGCTCTTGAGCTGAGCGATGTTGCTGCCAAGGTGACACTCATTTCCCGCAGTGCTCTGAAGGCTGATGAGTTGTCGGTGGACCGGCTGAGGACGCGGAAAAATGTGGTTATTGAGACCGGTTCAGTTATCACGGCGCTTCACGGGGACAAAACGGTTCGGTCTGTTGATATTGCCCTGGCTTCTGATATGCAGAATGTGAGGTCGCTTGCAATCGATGGTTTGTTCCTCGGCCTTGGTCTTACACCGAACACGGCGGTGTTCAAGGGTCAGGTTGCGATGAATGCGTCAGGCGAGATTGTTGTGGATGAGAACTGCCGGACGAATGTTCCGGGTCTGTTTGCTGCCGGCGACGCGACGTCAGTTGAGAGCAAGCAGGTCGGTGTTGCTGCTGGTGAAGGGATTAAGGCGTCTCTTGCTGCGTATTCGTATCTGAAGAAGCGTAGTTTGTGA
- a CDS encoding pentapeptide repeat-containing protein: MPPRRRTRFDQDQYEMLRRCSEAMDFAEWNGWYAEDLAKTQYLRSTDSYGAHLAGADLAYWYLEGADLRYAQLQGADLSYSYLKRANLANANLSGTNLWRAFLGGAELSGANPDAAVYDGAGKIKYDADQASLLRSAAESGNIALWNDWYQKELSKDGNDIRMYGAHLEEASLRNLDLSGAVLCYAHLEGSDLRHVKLYGANLLHVHLEGADLWQADLCDADLRHAELGGANLAGAKKDRALF; the protein is encoded by the coding sequence ATGCCGCCACGACGCCGTACGCGATTTGATCAGGATCAATACGAGATGCTTCGCCGCTGTTCAGAAGCGATGGATTTTGCGGAGTGGAACGGCTGGTATGCGGAGGATCTTGCAAAGACCCAGTATCTGCGGAGTACGGATTCCTACGGGGCGCACCTTGCCGGTGCGGATCTTGCGTACTGGTATTTGGAGGGTGCGGATCTGCGGTATGCCCAGCTGCAGGGTGCGGATCTTTCGTATTCGTATCTGAAGCGTGCGAATCTTGCGAACGCGAATCTTTCGGGTACGAATCTGTGGCGTGCATTCCTTGGCGGAGCAGAGCTGTCGGGAGCAAATCCTGATGCTGCGGTGTATGACGGGGCAGGAAAGATCAAGTACGATGCAGACCAGGCTTCTCTTCTGCGGTCAGCTGCTGAGTCAGGAAATATTGCTCTCTGGAATGACTGGTATCAGAAGGAGCTTTCCAAGGATGGGAACGATATTCGGATGTACGGAGCACATCTGGAGGAGGCGTCTCTCCGCAATCTTGATCTGAGCGGGGCGGTTTTGTGTTATGCGCATCTTGAGGGTTCGGATCTCCGGCATGTGAAGCTATACGGTGCGAATCTTTTGCATGTGCATCTGGAAGGTGCTGATCTGTGGCAGGCTGATTTGTGCGATGCTGATCTGCGGCATGCGGAGCTTGGCGGTGCGAATCTTGCGGGCGCGAAGAAGGATAGGGCGCTGTTTTAA
- a CDS encoding FmdE family protein gives MKDYSDAVAFHGHSCGGLAVGYKACELAAKELGLDFSEDEEIVAIAETDSCTVDAVQVILGCTAGKGNLFVNNWGKTAFSFYRRDNNTSIRLVAIPDAIPKNAGMVALRPKIMGGLATPAEQEEFHRFAHEHVDQILATPAEQLFEIKQVQQPCPEEANIYNNVVCSVCGEQVADGLAKLVDGKYICVPCQKNNFFR, from the coding sequence ATGAAAGATTACTCGGATGCCGTAGCATTCCACGGTCACTCCTGCGGCGGGCTCGCCGTCGGATACAAAGCCTGCGAACTTGCCGCAAAGGAACTGGGCCTCGACTTCTCTGAGGATGAAGAGATCGTGGCAATTGCTGAGACCGACTCCTGCACGGTTGATGCAGTTCAGGTAATACTCGGCTGCACCGCAGGCAAAGGAAATCTCTTCGTCAACAACTGGGGAAAAACTGCGTTTTCGTTCTACCGCCGCGACAACAACACCTCCATCCGGCTTGTTGCAATCCCTGATGCAATTCCGAAGAATGCGGGAATGGTTGCTCTTCGGCCAAAGATCATGGGCGGCTTGGCAACCCCTGCCGAACAGGAAGAGTTCCACCGATTCGCCCATGAACATGTGGATCAGATTCTTGCAACGCCTGCTGAACAACTCTTCGAGATCAAACAAGTGCAGCAGCCGTGTCCAGAGGAGGCAAACATCTACAACAATGTTGTCTGTTCGGTCTGCGGTGAACAGGTTGCAGACGGTCTGGCAAAACTGGTGGACGGAAAATACATCTGCGTGCCCTGCCAGAAAAATAATTTTTTTCGTTAA
- a CDS encoding ABC transporter substrate-binding protein has product MFLVCVFLSLFCISAGCVSSPEGSDGAGTITVIDAFGREVTLPDNPQKIAVSGSGSMRYFVYLDVSLDRIVAVDYQDSALFTRPNELRPYLLANPEIKNRSEIGSAMAVVDNEKLLASGAEVLFMGGASSSNVATANMITEKTGIPVVMFYVGDYVTKGDQIRETLRMLGKILHTEKRADEIVAYFNGVEEDLKGRVADVPDAGKPTVYVCGISYNGAHGADGTDPNYLAFTLLGAKNVASDIGEVSQTGYAKVAKEQILAWDPDMIFVDLGTLTAAEGGAVAEFGSDAAYQGLSAVKNGEVYAVNPHTSMNVNHETSLANAYYIGKILYPEQFSDIDPSAKADEIYEFVVGAPVYSQLKANVQNMSYQKVAV; this is encoded by the coding sequence GTGTTTCTTGTTTGTGTCTTCCTCTCTCTTTTCTGCATAAGTGCAGGTTGTGTCTCTTCTCCTGAGGGTAGTGATGGTGCTGGCACTATCACGGTGATTGATGCGTTCGGTCGCGAGGTTACTCTGCCTGACAATCCGCAAAAAATCGCGGTTTCCGGATCAGGTTCGATGCGGTACTTTGTGTATCTGGATGTGAGCCTTGACCGCATTGTTGCGGTTGATTATCAGGACAGCGCCCTCTTCACTCGTCCAAACGAGTTGAGACCCTATCTGCTTGCAAACCCTGAGATCAAAAATCGTTCCGAGATTGGTTCTGCAATGGCTGTCGTTGACAATGAGAAACTTCTCGCATCAGGTGCAGAGGTTCTGTTTATGGGGGGCGCCAGCAGCTCAAACGTTGCGACCGCCAACATGATCACGGAAAAGACCGGTATTCCTGTGGTGATGTTTTATGTCGGCGACTATGTCACCAAAGGTGATCAGATCCGTGAGACTTTGCGGATGCTCGGGAAAATTCTGCACACCGAGAAACGTGCTGATGAGATAGTCGCGTACTTTAACGGGGTTGAAGAGGATCTGAAAGGCCGCGTTGCGGACGTGCCGGACGCGGGAAAACCGACGGTGTATGTCTGTGGAATTTCCTACAACGGAGCTCACGGAGCTGACGGGACCGATCCGAATTATCTGGCGTTCACTCTGCTTGGTGCAAAAAATGTTGCCTCAGATATTGGCGAAGTGAGCCAGACAGGTTACGCAAAAGTTGCGAAGGAGCAGATTCTTGCCTGGGACCCTGACATGATCTTTGTGGATCTTGGAACGCTTACCGCAGCAGAAGGCGGGGCAGTTGCCGAGTTCGGCAGTGATGCAGCGTATCAGGGGCTGTCTGCGGTGAAGAACGGCGAGGTGTATGCGGTAAATCCTCACACGTCGATGAACGTGAATCATGAGACAAGCCTTGCAAACGCGTACTATATCGGAAAAATTCTGTACCCTGAGCAGTTTTCTGATATTGATCCATCAGCAAAGGCTGATGAGATTTACGAATTCGTTGTCGGTGCTCCGGTGTACTCACAGCTGAAAGCGAATGTGCAGAACATGTCGTATCAGAAAGTGGCGGTGTAG
- a CDS encoding iron ABC transporter substrate-binding protein, translating to MKHLFFFLVLVAILAVCFSAGCISNPDNSDATVTVTDAAGREVVIPADPQRIAVSGSGSTRLVAYLGALDRVVAVDSQDGKTTSSTDLRPYGLANPGLRTLPVLGTVKGQVDPELLLAASPDLILKSSSGADLAGEADELTAKTGIPVVLYSQYDPGTKPEEFATNLRLLGKVLGKEQRAEDILDYFAEIEGDLNNRTKDVSDAEKPLLYVGGVAYSGSHGFYSTQPNYLPFRYLHAVNAAAGTDTGVGTTENAKIAKEQILAWDPDIVFVDLATLTAAGGGSIVELSTDPSYNSMKAVRSGEVYAVLPHTSMGANYETILADAYYIGKVLYPDRFADIDPAVKADEIYEFVVGAPVYSQLNANVRNLSFTKLEIPLL from the coding sequence ATGAAGCATCTTTTTTTCTTTTTGGTTCTTGTAGCGATACTTGCGGTCTGTTTTTCTGCGGGATGTATCAGCAATCCTGATAATTCGGATGCCACCGTCACGGTGACTGATGCTGCCGGCCGCGAGGTTGTTATCCCTGCGGACCCGCAGAGAATTGCGGTGTCGGGTTCGGGATCCACGCGGCTTGTTGCCTATCTTGGCGCTCTTGACCGCGTTGTTGCGGTGGACAGTCAGGATGGGAAGACTACGTCTTCGACCGACCTCCGGCCTTACGGCCTTGCAAACCCGGGACTCCGCACTCTTCCGGTTCTCGGAACCGTGAAGGGCCAGGTCGATCCAGAGCTGCTTCTTGCGGCAAGCCCTGATCTGATTCTGAAGAGTTCGAGCGGGGCTGATCTTGCGGGTGAGGCAGATGAACTGACGGCGAAGACCGGTATTCCGGTGGTGTTGTACTCGCAGTATGATCCCGGGACAAAGCCTGAGGAGTTTGCAACAAACCTCAGGCTCTTAGGAAAAGTTCTCGGCAAGGAGCAGCGTGCAGAAGATATTCTTGACTACTTTGCAGAGATTGAGGGTGATCTGAACAACCGGACGAAGGATGTTTCGGATGCAGAAAAACCGCTGCTGTATGTGGGCGGCGTCGCATACTCGGGCTCGCATGGTTTTTATTCGACCCAGCCGAACTATCTGCCGTTCCGGTATCTTCATGCGGTGAATGCTGCTGCGGGAACCGACACCGGAGTCGGTACAACCGAGAATGCAAAGATCGCGAAGGAGCAGATTCTTGCCTGGGATCCTGACATTGTGTTTGTGGACCTTGCAACCCTGACCGCTGCGGGCGGAGGATCGATTGTGGAACTCTCGACTGATCCTTCCTACAACTCGATGAAGGCTGTGCGTTCGGGCGAGGTGTATGCGGTTCTGCCCCATACGTCGATGGGTGCAAACTATGAAACAATTCTTGCGGACGCGTACTATATCGGAAAGGTTCTGTACCCTGACCGGTTCGCAGATATTGATCCGGCAGTAAAGGCTGATGAGATCTATGAATTCGTTGTCGGTGCGCCGGTCTACTCACAGCTGAATGCAAACGTCCGGAACCTGTCGTTCACGAAGCTGGAGATTCCTCTGTTGTGA
- a CDS encoding iron ABC transporter permease, with product MDTETSSGQYRAYVARKIALILFGVAFTVIMFFVSVSVGAVSIPIPDILGTLLGGQGTGLFERIIWNIRIPQALTAIVAGAGLAIAGVAMQSILRNPLASPFTLGLSNAAAFGAAIGILLFGAGTTGSSIADAVVVNNPYLTTLCAFIFSMLTTVIILLIARMRSATPETMVLAGVAISSLFSAGLMAIQYFVDDTKLASIVFWQFGDVSRSSWTELGIMAVVVAAAFGYILFKRWDYNAIDAGDETARGLGVNVERTRLVGMIAASVISAVVVAFLGVIGFVGLVCPHIVRRLIGDDHRFLIPGSFVCGAVLLLVSDTVARTIIAPHVLPVAVLTAFLGAPVFLYLIIRGRRM from the coding sequence ATGGACACTGAAACTTCGTCCGGACAGTACCGGGCATATGTCGCACGAAAAATTGCGCTGATTCTTTTTGGCGTTGCCTTCACCGTGATCATGTTTTTTGTGTCGGTGTCGGTTGGTGCGGTCTCGATTCCGATCCCTGATATTCTCGGAACACTGCTCGGCGGGCAGGGAACCGGACTGTTTGAGCGAATCATCTGGAACATCCGAATCCCGCAGGCGCTGACGGCAATCGTTGCGGGAGCCGGTCTTGCGATTGCGGGCGTTGCGATGCAGTCGATTCTCCGCAATCCTCTTGCATCTCCTTTTACGCTGGGCCTCTCAAACGCTGCGGCGTTTGGTGCTGCGATCGGTATTCTGCTGTTTGGTGCGGGAACGACCGGCAGCAGTATTGCTGATGCGGTGGTGGTGAACAATCCGTATCTGACAACACTCTGTGCATTTATTTTCAGCATGCTGACGACGGTGATTATTCTTCTGATTGCCAGGATGCGGTCGGCGACTCCTGAGACGATGGTTCTTGCGGGCGTTGCGATAAGTTCGCTTTTTAGTGCGGGACTGATGGCGATTCAGTACTTTGTGGACGATACGAAGCTTGCGTCGATTGTGTTCTGGCAGTTTGGGGATGTGTCGCGTTCAAGCTGGACCGAGCTTGGGATTATGGCGGTGGTGGTTGCTGCGGCGTTTGGCTACATTTTGTTTAAACGCTGGGACTACAATGCGATCGATGCGGGTGATGAGACGGCACGCGGTCTCGGGGTGAATGTTGAGCGGACGCGGCTGGTTGGGATGATTGCAGCGTCAGTTATCAGTGCGGTTGTGGTGGCGTTTCTTGGGGTGATCGGTTTTGTGGGGCTGGTCTGTCCGCATATTGTGCGTCGGCTGATCGGTGATGATCATCGGTTTTTGATTCCGGGAAGTTTTGTCTGCGGTGCGGTTCTTCTGCTGGTGTCTGATACGGTTGCCCGGACAATTATTGCGCCGCATGTTCTGCCGGTTGCGGTGCTGACCGCGTTTCTTGGAGCTCCGGTGTTTCTGTATCTTATTATTCGGGGGCGGCGGATGTGA
- a CDS encoding ABC transporter ATP-binding protein produces MEHGTHEGHHVHPHSHVEGYMHTHDHSHDCPHEHHGAVPGRAILQVAGVSFEYRSDPVLADVSIGVARGEILAILGPNGVGKSTLLKCMNLILTPKTGTVLLEEKDLMRMSGPEIARNVGYVAQRNDSAKMSVFDTVLLGRKPHLGLRVSERDYAIVERALSRLGLSEMQLRSIDELSGGELQRVCICRAIVQEPSVLLLDEPTSALDLCRQMAILGVIRDVVDHHNVATVMTMHDLNLALRFADRFLFMKDGMVYAACDRSGVTADVIEAVYGIAVDIVMHKGLPMVVPR; encoded by the coding sequence TTGGAGCATGGAACTCATGAGGGGCATCATGTGCATCCGCATTCGCATGTGGAGGGCTACATGCATACGCATGATCACTCGCATGACTGCCCGCACGAGCACCACGGAGCTGTGCCGGGCAGGGCTATCCTTCAGGTTGCGGGGGTGAGCTTTGAGTACCGGAGCGATCCGGTTCTTGCGGATGTTTCGATAGGGGTTGCACGCGGAGAGATTCTTGCGATTCTCGGACCGAATGGTGTGGGGAAGTCGACGCTTCTGAAGTGTATGAATCTGATTCTTACGCCAAAGACGGGCACGGTTCTTCTGGAGGAGAAGGATCTGATGAGAATGTCTGGCCCTGAGATTGCGCGAAATGTGGGGTATGTTGCGCAGCGGAATGATTCTGCGAAGATGAGTGTGTTTGATACGGTGCTTCTCGGGCGAAAGCCGCATCTTGGGTTGCGGGTGAGTGAGCGGGATTATGCGATTGTTGAGCGGGCGCTGTCCCGTCTTGGTTTGTCGGAGATGCAGCTCCGCTCTATTGATGAGCTGTCGGGGGGTGAGCTTCAGCGGGTGTGTATCTGTCGTGCGATTGTGCAGGAGCCGTCTGTTCTTCTGCTGGATGAGCCGACGTCGGCTCTGGATCTGTGTCGGCAGATGGCTATTCTCGGGGTCATCCGGGATGTGGTGGATCATCATAATGTGGCAACTGTTATGACGATGCATGATCTGAATCTTGCGTTGCGGTTTGCGGACCGGTTTTTGTTTATGAAGGATGGTATGGTGTATGCGGCGTGCGACCGGTCCGGTGTGACTGCTGATGTGATTGAGGCGGTGTATGGTATTGCGGTGGATATTGTGATGCATAAGGGTCTGCCGATGGTCGTTCCGCGGTAA